The DNA window GGCTAATAATTATATCTATTACATGCTTGTGTGTTGTAACGGGAGAAAAAACTATCGAAACATTAATGAAAAACGACAATAAGAATGGTACATATCTATTTATGTTTCATCCTTTCTATTAAGTCTATATCAAATTGGAATACAATTGTTAATAGATTTTTTCCTCCCATTGTAAAGTACAATAATATTTAGATGTAAATATGTCATAATCTTAATTTTCATATTATCCAGTGCTGTTAGAGTTAAATATCGAGCCTTGTGACTTTATTTTCTTCGTGGGCCCataaaaatatataattctaATCTTTGATTAAAGTTGACAAGAAGTTAGTTACGACATGTCAAGGATTGGTTTGTCCATCGATGATTATGATGGAAGTCCTCTCTCAATTTTCCATATCGCAGCCCTTGTCGAGGATTGCATATATAAATTTATTTAGTTCATGACTAGATTAGTTGGTGCATTggtcaattagtttttttttggctAAAAATAAGTTTTATTTCTATTCAAACAATAGCAATAATTTGGTGGTGAAAATCTCTCTTTCTTAGAGAAAGATCAATGGTTCAAAGACCTGCAATGTTGTATTTATTATAATTAGTTTCGAAAACGTGGACATGGAGAGGATgagcaaaacaaaaaaaaaagagtggAAACACCGTCACAGAGTGGAGAAAAGCAAAAAAACAAGAATGGAAATGCGGACATGGACACAGAAGAGGCGGCGTTCGGCTGGTCTGAAAATTTCAGACCAGCCGGCTGGTCCGGCTTATTCTCCTCACAATGCTACAGTGCATCTTTCAGCCgctacagtatttctctctcacaaaaccGGTCGCTACAGTGTTTTTGCTTCTTTTTTccgacaagcgaacggggccagagCAGGCAAAAAAATGTGGGAGGGGGCACGTAGAAAAAAAATGGGACAAAAAAGCAGGATGGGGTAGgcagaacaaaaaaaaaatgagtGGAGGCAAGCAGAAGAAAAGAATGGAATAAATTTTTTGACcatttaatattaggtatagatttgCTTACAAGATGTGAGATTGTGATGGGTCAATATATTTTATTGCACAAACCAAGTAGAAAAGTTAGAAGCGAGAAGATGATGGGCTTGCCCCCAATCAAAACAAACACCCTATTAATGATCTATTATATTAACACAACAGTGTTCAAATGAATTCTAAAAGGTTCACCGAGAGGACCTACAAATTACGAGATTAATCGGTCCACCATTAGAGTTTATGATGATCTAATAGATTGAATTTATCGAGAAAAATTATGTCATAAACAATGTACATTTAAATATTTTTCTTTGTTCCAATTCAACATAGTTCTCTCTTGgcccaacaaataaataaataaaacaaggCAACGAGTCTGATTCTATCACGTCCTAACATGTTCTAAATTTTGTAAATCTCAATTCGATCAAGTCTGACACGATCAATTATGAACTCACGCATTATTCCTCTTACTTCTGGATTCTAAATaaagacttttccctgtgtgtcattataaaagatcgtaatcccctatGTGTCTCtggaaaaattcagcggtcttcagcgccactacttcaactttttcgTGTTCTCCataccacttccgtcagtttgagcTCTAACgctgtcaaactgcaggtgtgaaaagacgaaaatacccttaagtctaaatatgttattaatttttttaagcatcttaacaacttcaaatgaaaaaactcaaaactagaaagttgtagatttcgtcgagatctataattttcatataaaatttattttcatttaatttcgcaaaaaaaaataatttttctaagatatattaatcataggCGAGAGCCAAGGAGAAGACAAGTGGACGTGCAACAGCTGCACAAACAGGTTCTTGGACATTACTAGCTACCAGAACCAGCAATTAGCATCCTTACATCGAATTAATAATCCACGCCATGTTGCTGATTATCTAATAAACATACTTAAATCTTACGGTTAAAAAAAGTGAATTTAGTGTTTACTGCATACTTCAATGGTGATTTTACCCTCACTTTTTTAacctttgtgattttgccctcgctgtttgtgacagaaccgcctaatctaatgtcttccaggagtgctcgtcttccattagacactaagcacccaaaggagaacactaaattactcggtcccGTCGGACACACTCCAGGAGAGAACCCAAAAATTCACATTTTCCATCAGGataacaaatgagagaataaagtttACATCATTCTTCACCATTTCTTAcaccacttttaatacaacatcagagtatgatATTTATtagtataacagcggaatgtaatcatattatcagagttatgaacaatttaatttaacagcggaatataaacgtgtgatcagaattacagcgaaaataattatctaatcatgacatgatgaagcattgattgtaaactatgacaacagattataaagttttcatttataaaaaatatttaatgAGAGTtacaaataaaaactacgatcgcagtgtAAAAGAAATCCTCTcggagcccactaggaggaatccacacacaagagtcagctttagcatccgcctgtcacctgcaacagagaGAATAAAACTAtgagtacttaattgtactcagcaagacttacccgacaggaggaaagaaaagactggacatgcaaggctatctggcttgtgggtttattgtatttgcagggagcattactaagcgtgcgtccttatattcgatttttattaatagccacattggtttattaactaaccattctatgtaagcacctgtgctactttcaagcaggtggtaagcaatctgATTTTCTttctccatcttccatcttttatctttcggttcttactacgatgctaaaccgcagacaagccataccggatttctcggtgattcgcgaatcaatgcccccagtagataccccgaaaacacacgtcccgcttatacccaaggcacaagcaggaccaacccatcaccctcctgtcctaggtgtctaggtccccatccaaactgggactccaaacccccgcccctgagtcccggactcagtgcggtgcaaggacctcctaacccaaaaactacTAAgatagtcggtccggaaagagtcggatccacgacaagagagcaacaagtcttccaagcacccatacccaagtatgtgctcgggataataagtctgtaacttgtctagagccttatgcaatggctggtccttaaccgacacaaacagggaaagtagtataaccaagccatgccccgtgtcCGCGACGACACAACCTCTttcacccaccaatacccaaaccatatccctgcccggtcatcatatttcctttccaccatttatatttttcaagtgataataatacagtaatatatttcctatctctcgcgagtgacagacaatcactcgacttctaccggagtccagTAGCATAGCAtgctacacgatcctgtcatactagtaagactcataggataaagatatatatatgcaagtgggtttcattcaactccttaaaacttaatgcacaaatataatttaaactataaaaaataggggttatgcatcggggcttgcctgggaaaagatatatattaaaatgttagtatctgcatctttaaatcatccaccatcaactgaatagaaagcatATTTCATCATCTCCCCACTACTAGAAATGTGCTAATCAATGACGATTCCCTCGTGACGATTACCAAATTCATCACAGAATGCTAGCATTCTATAACGAAATTTGCTGGTTCGTCATCAGTCACAAGTGACGGAGGTTTGGCAATAAGAATAATGACGAAAAGGAAAAGATCATCATACAATAACAAAAACTAAATCGTCATTGATTGTTTGGCTCTTGTTGCACCTCGAGGACATGGCGTCGTGGTCCCACTGTCAGGTCCCACTTCGAGGACGTGGCTATGCGGACCCACCTTCGGGTCCCAACCTCGATGACATGGAGATGCGGTCCCACCAGCTGGGCGTGCCGGTGAACACGTGGCGCCCGGGCCCATGGTTGAGGTCAACCAGCTGCCTGCCCCtccctttattttttttttgcaaaaaattgCTCCTCCCTGagttcgaacccgcgacctcccTGGTGAACAGGTAGGAGCCTTACCACTGGAACACACGCGCTTTTATGATTGTAAGATACATTTTTTTCCTTTTGTGCTGAGTAAATGTCGATGACATGGCGTGCGGTCCCACCAGCGGGACACGGCGGCGAACACGTGGTGCTGCTGGCCCACGGCCTAGCTCGACCAGTAGCATTCCCCTCCTTTTTATTTGCGCAAAAAAGGAGGCCGCAGCAGGGTTCGAACCTGGAACCTCACGGTTAACAGGAAGGTGTCTTACCACCGGAACGCACAGCCATTCATGTCTACAGCATACATGTTTTCCTTTTATCTAGTCATTATGTGATACTTTGTTTTTTTTATGGATTGGTTTAATGGGCCCGTACACATGCATCATGGCTGATCGCAAGGACGTCGTACCTGGCGGCCGATCGCGTATACGTCCCTGGCGGCCAATCGCGAGGGCGTCCGTGGTCCTATACCCAGCGTCGAGGCATCCCCGGCGACTTATCAGCGCCGTGCTGGCAAGCAGAGCGGCAccgggcagcggcggcgcgctTAGGACACAACAGCAGCATCGGCGAGCAGCTGCAGATCGGCGccggggcagcggcggcgcgcgtgGGGCAGAGCAGCACCGTCGGCGAGCAGAGCTGCGCGTGGCGCGTGAGCAGAGGATCGCCAAGTACAAGGTTTGATTTGTATTCAATTTTTTTCTAAATATAAGCATGTCTTTGATATGTTTTAAATTTTGTTGAATTTATTACTGGAATTTAAGGATTGAGTACAAGGTTTATTGTACTGTCAAAACATATGGATAGAAGCTGGATTTTTGGGGCACCATTCACACCTGCATATGTgaaaggagttgaagagttcatgcAATTTGTTAGTGAAAGATACCCCAAAGACAGCCAGATACTTTGCCCGTGCAGTAGATGTCTAAATCAAAAAATGCAGTCTCAGCATGATGCAAGTGACCATATACACATTTATGGAATGTCAGCTACGTACAccaggtggattcatcatggggagtCGGCGGATACTGAAGTGGTTGAGAATTTGGAGCAGCAGGTCGAAGGAAGGGATCATGACTTTGGGATACATGTGGATGTGGCCGATGATGACTATGATGAGGATCACGGAGTACCAGAGATGATAGGAGAGCTGTATGCTGCGGCAGAGGCAGAGGGACAACAACCAATGTTTGCAAGAGTCCTTGAGGATGCGAAGAAGTCACTTAGCCCGGGATCTAGGCACTCAAAATTCTCTTTTCTGGTGAGGATGTTGTATATCAAGTCTCGTTATCGAATTGGGAATACAACATTTTCCGCGATGATCAAGTTGTTGTCAGAAGGATACCCTCAGAGTGAGTTGCCAAAATCATATGATGAGGCCAAGAAATATCTTAGAGAATTGGGTCTTGGCTGTGAAAACATCCATGTGTGCCCGAACAATTGTGTGTTGTTTCGGAAGAGGTATGCTAAAGACAATGTGTGTCCAGTATGCAAGGCATCTAGATGGCAAGATGAAATTAGGACCAAGAGGGTTCCACACAAGGTATTGAGGCATTTTCCACTTTTGCCAAGGTTGAAAAGAATTTTTGCTTCAAAGCGAACTTCTGAGGAAACACAATGGCACCAGAAAAAGAGGACGCCAGTCAACAATGTAATGAGCCATCCAGCTGATGGGGAAGCATGGAAGGATTTCGACAGGAGAGAAAAAACCTTTGCATCCGACCCGAGGAACCTGAGGCTTGCCTTAGCTACCGATggattcaatccatttggcaacatGAGTACCCAGTACAGTATGTGGCCAGTGCTTCTGACACCCCTGAATCTCCCACCATGGGAATGCGTGAATCTAGCAAACTGCTTTATGGCATTACTCATCCCAGGTCCAAAGTctccaggaaaggattttgatgtGTTCCTTGAGCCCCTAATTGAAGACCTGATCGATCTATGGAAGGGTGTCCGCACCTTCGATGCATGTACTGGTAAGAAGTTTGACCTTCGCGCTGTCGTGCTGTGGTGTATACATGATTATCCAGCGCTGAGCACGTTATCAGGGTGAACAACAAAAGGTTATTATGCATGTATTCATTGCGACAAGGATCCATTGTCTCGGGCAATAAGGAATAAGATATGTTACATTGGACACCGTCGTTACCTTTTTCAGGGACATGCATGGCGGAGAAGCTTAGCTTTCGATGGTAAGCGTGAAAACAAAGATGAGCCAGGCAAGTTCActttggaggaggtcctagaggagctagagaaggtgaaagatgtcagGCCAGGGAAGCATCCTGACATTACTGGGAATAAAAGGAAGCGCAATGAGGGTCCAAGGATTTATAGCCGCAAAGTTGGGTTGTGGAGATTGCCATACTGGCAACATCTAAAGCTTCCACATAATCTCGATATGATGCACATAgagaaaaacatatgtgaaaacattcttgGCACATTACTCAATGTACAGGGCAAGACCAAGGACACAACCAATGCTAGGCTAGATTTGTATGATATGGGCATAAGACCTGAATTTCACTTGCAGCAGCATGGCAACTCAGTcattgctccacctgctccgtatGTCTTGGGGAAGGATCAGAAAATCGCGTTCTGCAAGTTTCTCAAAGGTATCAAGTTTCCTGATGGATATGCAGCTAACCTAGCAAGATACATAACTGCAGATGGTTCGAAGATCCAGGGAAAGCTGAAAACACATTCTTGCCACATACTCCTGCAAAGAATCATACCTGCTGGCCTAAGAGGACTGGTGAGGAAGGATGTATATGAAGCAGTTGCAGAGATCGGGACCTTCTTCAGGGAACTATGCAGTAGAAATCTATGGATTGATGTTGTGAAACGGCTGAAACAAGAAATTCCATTGATCCtatgcaagcttgagaaaatCTTTCCACCTGCCTTCTTTGATGTCATGGTGCACTTGGCCATCCCCACTCCCTCATCACCCCTCGGCCATTCGTCCTCTTTTCCCCCTCATCCCCCCACCCCTCCCCCACCCACCCATTTCGCCAATCCCTAGCCGCACCGCCGGaacacagccaccgccgccgagctGCCTCGTCGCCCGCGAGCTGCGTCGTCACCGACATCCCCCTCTCCCTCGTCACCTCACCCCTCGGCCACTCGTCCTCTCTTCCTCCCTATTTCTCCAAACCCTAGCCGGACCGCTGGAACACAACCGTTGCCGCCGAGCAGCTCGGTCCCCCACGAGTTCCGTCGTCCCCGACATCCCCCTCTCTCTCATCGCCCCATGGACCTATCTCGCCCCTTCCACCTCTTTCTCGGCCCAACCTAACCCTAACCACCGCCGAATTGTGTGTCATCGCCGCACTGGATCTGCTTCCTCGTCGACTTGGGTTCACCGCACCGGGTCTTGTTCCCCTTTGACGACCACCGCCGACGAGCATCTGGTGGCAATGGTGGCAACAAGGGGTCAAGGTAGGAAGAGACCTGTAGAACAAGAACAAGGTAAGCGAGTCCTCTGTGCAATTACTAGTCTACATTCTTCAGCTTTTTATGAATGATTGTTCGATGTCTGTTACTGCTTTATTATTGTAGAATGTTTGTTGAATGATGTGCTGCCTGCTAGGCTATATCGCAAGTAATTAAAGATGTGCTTACTGTCAAAATACCAATGTCAGCTACATGTTATTGGAAGTAATCCCATGTTAGATTCTGGACTTCATTGATATGCTTATAAAATTAGCCGACATGCTTGTGTAGTTGTGTGTTTGTGCTGCTAGAAGTTGAGCTCAGGGTAGGACATATTGTACTGTTCCATAAGAAATTTACACCAACCAGTTCAATGGAGACAAAAGCTAGGCTTACATAGCTCTAATTTGTGATGGACTACCTTCCTTCTCACCTGCATATCTTTATCCTTGCATAGCTCTAATTTATTAGAGAATGCAATAGTTTTAACCAGTTATAGAACAGTTAACTACTAATGCTGCCAACTGGTATGAAGTCCATAAAGAAACGTTTTCTCCAAGTATTTCACTGAATAATAGGATCTAAGCTTCTGCTATTGATATTTGCTCATGAATCATTTGTCTATTAGCAGGTTCAGTTGATAAATCAACACATTTGATTATCCTTCTTTATTTATGGACTGTTCTTTGCATTATACTACAACAATTGTGGGAACTCATTTAGTCATATGCAGCTGCATAGGGTGGCCTTAGCACTAGACTTATTAAGCTTATTTCAGATTTATCTTGGCATTTATGTTTTAGGAAATCAAATTCTTAGCTATCACTAAAAATATATAATTGCATACTGGTTGCCCAACTATACTTGTGTAGGCATACTTGTTGCAGAGTTCCTGATAGGTATACTTGTGCAGGCATACCTGAACAGAATGATAGAATCAGTAGTTAGAGAGGCAATGTGCAGGCATACTTGTTTAATATTTGAGAGAAAATAAAAGATATTATGATCTATGCCCGCTGAATCATTTAGTAGATTAGAACAAACTTATTTCTTGCTGGTTAGTGTACTATCTCAGAAATATTAGCCATGAATTTGAATTAAGCACATCAACACATTGAGCCAATTTGTGTACATACTGAATGTTTCAGTTCACTTTGGTAGCTCTGAATTTTTTCTAGCCATATGCCTATACTGAATGTTTCATATTTCAGTTGCTGATCATTATCATTTATCAGCTCTTAGCTATTACCTTTTACTTGTTGCCTATAACCTACCACCTCTTATCCCTTAGCTCTTCCGCAAGCACTACTAGCTCCTACCTCTTCTCTATCTAGCATCTATTATTACTACTCCTTTTTATTCTCTAATAGACACAATCTGCTTGTTCTTTTAAGAACCTCAAAAAACTGAATATGAGAGAAGGCGGGATGAACAAGTGGTGGCGAATGAGAAGGCGTTTGAAGCGCTCGGAATCCTAACAATATCTAGTGAACTTAGTAATTCTTTTCCTCAATCTGCTACAAAGAAGGGGAAACCTCAGCAAACAAGAAAACAAGTAGTGAAGATTCGGATACATCGGAGTATCTCCTTGAAAATGATGATCAaggagatagtgatgatgatgaaactGAATCTGATGCGCAGCCACAACCCACTAaggtgcttcttctatcttcaaattactagATGGGGAATATTTGCATCACATTTGAATGTTTTTAATATGTTCTTTAATGTATGCCCTTGCTTTTTAGATACATATTCTTTCTTTCATACCTGTTCTTTAATATATGCTCTTGATTATTAATGCACATgacttattttatttttttccacAGTCTCCTTCAGGGCCTAGACGGAAAGTCCTCgcttcaaagaagaagaagacaggtCCCAACATGGCGCCGGGAGTTAGGGTTAGTAAGAGAGTGAGGGCACCGGAAGGTTCACAGGTGCAACCCCCTAGGGCCCTATTAAGATCATCAAAAAGGCTTCAACTTTCAGCGAGAGATGGGCAGATTGAAGATGATCATACAGATGGTCATGATGAAATACCACAAAGGTCTTCTACAGGTGCACAGGAAGACAGTGGAGTTGGTGGTCAGGACATTACAGCTGCAGAGGAAGTCGGTGGAGCTGGTTTTCAAGACATGACACTTGCTGAAGACAATGTAGCTGGAGAGAAGGCACTGAAGGCAAGTTATTTTTTCTTTGTCATTGaaataggtcatcttttttgcTGATTTCAATGAAACTAAAGCATTTAAATGCaaattatatgttgtagctcctgCACAGAGAGCCCCAAGGAGACCCAGGCCACCCACCAAGGGAACACAGCTAGACAGGATGAcaaaagctatgggaaggagaatGCCCATAGCTGTTGCTGAAGGAAAAAGAAGGCCTCATGAACCTGTTCAAGCAGCCAAATTTGCATCTGAGGCTGGTGTCATCATTCGGGATAAGGTTCCTGTCCTACCTCATTGGAAATTATACAAGAACGACGATGAACATTACAACAATTTTGTGGGAAAGCTCTCTGTAAGTGCATTACTGTTTTTATGGTAAACTTGTATATCTGCTTAACCTGAATTGACTAACTAAATATGGAATTGTCAAATGACTAGGGGCGCTTGGCCATTAACACTAACGACAAGCCAATAGAGGATGCTTGCACCGATATGCTGCGCTCTGGGGTGCGACAAAGGCGTTATCGGCTCAAGAAGAAATACTTCAATGGTGTAAGTGCAAATGAGATTAGGACAACTTCTCTAGTTGAATGCATGACTGATGAACAGTGGAGGGAACTAGTTGCAAAGTGGTCTGATCCAAAGAACATGGTATGGGTATATTCTTTCTCAGTCAGTTTCCAGTGGATCTTATCATTTTTAACCTATGATCTCATCTCACTTGTCATTCTCCTTTAGGAAACAAGTGAAAAGAACAAGACTAATCGTGGTAAAGTCAAGTATCATCAGACTACCGGCTCTCGCAGCTATGTGGCACACTTGCATGCATATGTAAGTAACTGATTCTCGACATAGCACTAACTTTGTATCATAAGACTGACAAAACTTTGCTGTAATTGAATCTCTATGAAACAGAAGCATGGGAGGAACAATGCAGAGCCCAGCACAGCGCAAGATGAAGAACTTGATGTGGTGGAGGCCTTCGAGACATGCCATACCAGCTCCAAACATGGTCTAAGTGAACCAGCAAGAGAAGCATTGGTAAGTCCCGACATCTGTTTCGGTGCACCATTTTGTCCATTAATTGGATAGCATGTCCATTATTAAAATGCATCCTGTTTGGCGTATGTGTTCTACACTTTTGCTATGCTGTCCTGAAAGTCTGACATGGATACATTAAAATGATTTGTGATTGATTCAGGATTCTTTTTCTCTCAATTATATAGACTGTTGTGAAATTTATCTGCCTTCTCTTATTTACTGTGGTTGAGAAGATCAATAATAAATGGAAATCTGTTATTTGGGAGGTTGATATGTGAACCATTAAGTCCCCTGTAATTTTGCTCAAGTGCTGATGTTCACTGAATGAGAGAAAA is part of the Miscanthus floridulus cultivar M001 chromosome 9, ASM1932011v1, whole genome shotgun sequence genome and encodes:
- the LOC136481003 gene encoding uncharacterized protein produces the protein MASWSHCQVPLRGRGYADPPSGPNLDDMEMRSHQLGVPRRGIPGDLSAPCWQAERHRAAAARLGHNSSIGEQLQIGAGAAAARVGQSSTVGEQSCAWRVSRGSPRLSTRFIVLSKHMDRSWIFGAPFTPAYVKGVEEFMQFVSERYPKDSQILCPCSRCLNQKMQSQHDASDHIHIYGMSATYTRWIHHGESADTEVVENLEQQVEGRDHDFGIHVDVADDDYDEDHGVPEMIGELYAAAEAEGQQPMFARVLEDAKKSLSPGSRHSKFSFLVRMLYIKSRYRIGNTTFSAMIKLLSEGYPQSELPKSYDEAKKYLRELGLGCENIHVCPNNCVLFRKRYAKDNVCPVCKASRWQDEIRTKRVPHKVLRHFPLLPRLKRIFASKRTSEETQWHQKKRTPVNNVMSHPADGEAWKDFDRREKTFASDPRNLRLALATDGFNPFGNMSTQYSPKSPGKDFDVFLEPLIEDLIDLWKGVRTFDACTGKKFDLRAGHAWRRSLAFDGKRENKDEPGKFTLEEVLEELEKVKDVRPGKHPDITGNKRKRNEGPRIYSRKVGLWRLPYWQHLKLPHNLDMMHIEKNICENILGTLLNVQGKTKDTTNARLDLYDMGIRPEFHLQQHGNSVIAPPAPYVLGKDQKIAFCKFLKGIKFPDGYAANLARYITADGSKIQGKLKTHSCHILLQRIIPAGLRGLVRKDVYEAVAEIGTFFRELCSRNLWIDVVKRLKQEIPLILCKLEKIFPPAFFDVMVHLAIPTPSSPLGHSSSFPPHPPTPPPPTHFANP